The Littorina saxatilis isolate snail1 linkage group LG13, US_GU_Lsax_2.0, whole genome shotgun sequence genome contains a region encoding:
- the LOC138946277 gene encoding aldehyde dehydrogenase 1A1-like yields MSEPQANPDTKVKFTQLFINSEWVNSLSGKTFPVVNPCTEKPVCHVQEADKADVDAAVAAARAAFAFDTPWRTMDASKRGQLINKFADLLERDVEYISNIETLDNGKPFLDSVDDVRAAIGVFRYYAGWCDKIQGRTIPVDGSYFTYTRHEPVGVCGQIIPWNYPIMMVAWKLGPALACGNTVVLKPAEQTPLSALHCGALLKEAGFPPGVVNIVPGFGTTAGAAVSEHMDVDKVCFTGSSEVGKLIMQAAGRSNLKRVALELGGKSPLIIFADADLDEAVMWAHGAIMNNHGQNCCAGSRTFVQEEIYDKFVQKAKEMAENRSVGDPFDAMTMQGPMVDQAQFQKVLDYCRYGKEDGATLQTGGVRVGDKGYFVRPTVFSDVKDDMRIAKEEIFGPVQSIIKFKDMKEVTQRANRTKYGLAAGVITKDIDKALTLANTLQAGSVWVNCYDIITPQTPFGGFKQSGHGRELGEYALNEYTEVKTVTIKLPHKTS; encoded by the exons ATGTCCGAGCCACAAGCCAACCCCGACACCAAAGTGAAGTTCACGCAG CTGTTCATCAACAGCGAGTGGGTCAACTCGTTGAGCGGCAAGACTTTTCCTGTGGTCAACCCGTGCACAGAGAAACCAGTCTGCCATGTTCAGGAGGCTGACAAG GCTGATGTGGATGCAGCAGTGGCAGCAGCGAGAGCTGCCTTTGCATTTGACACCCCCTGGCGCACAATGGATGCCTCCAAGAGGGGACAACTCATCAACAAGTTTGCCGATTTGCTGGAGAGGGATGTAGAGTACATATCG AATATTGAGACTCTAGATAATGGAAAACCGTTCCTGGACTCTGTGGATGATGTAAGAGCAGCCATTGGTGTATTCCGCTACTATGCAGGCTGGTGCGACAAGATTCAAGGTCGCACAATTCCTGTGG ATGGGAGTTACTTCACCTACACTCGTCATGAACCTGTTGGCGTCTGTGGGCAGATCATTCCT TGGAACTACCCCATCATGATGGTGGCGTGGAAGCTCGGTCCAGCGCTGGCCTGCGGGAACACTGTGGTGCTGAAACCAGCCGAGCAAACGCCACTCTCCGCTCTCCACTGCGGAGCACTGCTGAAAGAG GCAGGTTTTCCCCCTGGTGTGGTTAACATCGTGCCTGGCTTTGGAACGACTGCAGGTGCTGCCGTCTCTGAACACATGGACGTGGATAAAGTCTGCTTCACCGGCTCTTctgag GTTGGCAAGCTGATCATGCAAGCAGCAGGTCGCAGCAATCTGAAGAGGGTTGCTCTGGAACTGGGAGGGAAATCTCCACTCATCATCTTTGCCGATGCTGACT TGGACGAAGCAGTCATGTGGGCCCATGGAGCGATCATGAACAACCACGGCCAGAACTGCTGTGCAGGGTCAAGGACATTCGTACAGGAAGAGATCTATGACAAGTTTGTGCAGAAAGCCAAGGAGATGGCGGAGAACAGAAGTGTGGGTGATCCCTTCGACGCCATGACCATGCAAGGGCCGATG GTTGACCAAGCCCAGTTCCAGAAGGTCTTGGACTACTGTCGCTATGGAAAGGAAGATGGCGCCACCTTGCAAACAGGAGGGGTCAGGGTTGGTGACAAGGGCTACTTTGTGCGACCCACTGTCTTCTCGGACGTCAAGGACGATATGAGAATTGCAAAGGAAGAG ATCTTTGGCCCCGTGCAAAGCATCATCAAGTTCAAGGACATGAAGGAAGTGACGCAGAGAGCCAACCGAACAAAGTACGGCTTGGCGGCTGGCGTGATCACCAAGGACATCGACAAGGCCTTGACCTTGGCAAACACTCTTCAAGCTGGCAGCGTATG GGTGAACTGTTATGACATCATCACCCCTCAAACTCCTTTCGGTGGCTTCAAGCAGTCCGGCCATGGGAGAGAACT GGGGGAATACGCATTGAACGAGTACACAGAAGTCAAGACG GTGACAATCAAGCTGCCTCACAAGACGTCATAA